The following are from one region of the Cytobacillus firmus genome:
- a CDS encoding methyl-accepting chemotaxis protein, giving the protein MKFYQSLRFKMSLIMILLLLVPLMLIGFLSYQQTKVLEYAIIPKSSLEEINPDFKEIFADYEQFLTELTVSEEMKSNTYSFPDKMAKEITNMPAANDPLKTQFYETYLSSKAGDYGNTLNLYFATEGKGEFYLSNIPPAEVDLRDFDPRQRDWYLSAKEADGKAIWTDPYIDTGTGKSTITLAKAFKNENGNIAGVAGLDFDMHKLALLIRGDILNKSLIIAGLSVLAGLLIVYIFMKNFIKRLGALQSGMYRLAKGDLSVDKLYSAQQDELGRLVSSYNEMMDHLKELITNVIDTSQQVAASAEQLNANADEVAKATDQIAGSIQEVSEGTEGQAGKVAESREHLNQIKEDIREISSLSGKVAQSSEYTAARSEDGMLIVNRAIKQMEIISQNTDETGRIIHMLDEKSAEIEKILSIISQIADQTNLLALNAAIEAARAGEHGKGFAVVADEVRKLAEQSSASAKQISSLILDIQDRTKIAVESISKGEGTVKEGITLFGEAWNSFDGISAAVKETYAQMELVSGKMKKIQVSTSQLSDSFNTVDEYAIQAALHTQEVAGATEEQSAAIQEVSSATGVLADMAQELHEKAMKFKI; this is encoded by the coding sequence ATGAAATTCTATCAATCTTTAAGGTTTAAGATGAGCCTGATTATGATCCTGCTTTTACTTGTTCCGTTAATGCTAATCGGGTTTTTATCGTATCAGCAGACTAAAGTGCTTGAATATGCAATCATCCCCAAGAGCTCATTGGAGGAAATCAATCCGGATTTCAAGGAAATTTTTGCAGATTATGAACAATTCTTAACAGAATTAACTGTTTCGGAAGAAATGAAGTCAAATACATACTCATTTCCGGATAAAATGGCAAAAGAGATTACAAATATGCCGGCAGCCAATGATCCATTGAAAACACAATTCTATGAAACCTACCTGAGCAGTAAAGCAGGTGATTACGGAAACACCTTAAATCTATATTTTGCAACAGAGGGTAAGGGAGAGTTTTACCTTTCAAATATCCCGCCGGCAGAAGTAGACCTGAGGGATTTTGATCCCAGGCAGCGTGACTGGTATTTAAGTGCGAAGGAGGCAGATGGAAAGGCAATCTGGACTGATCCTTATATTGACACTGGCACAGGGAAATCTACTATTACATTAGCGAAAGCTTTTAAAAATGAAAATGGGAATATTGCGGGAGTGGCAGGGCTTGATTTTGATATGCACAAGCTTGCTCTGCTAATAAGAGGAGATATTCTGAATAAGTCCTTAATCATTGCCGGATTATCTGTGCTGGCCGGACTGCTGATTGTTTATATCTTTATGAAAAATTTCATAAAACGGCTTGGAGCACTTCAGTCAGGCATGTATAGACTGGCAAAAGGTGATCTTTCAGTCGATAAACTGTATTCAGCGCAGCAGGACGAACTCGGCAGGCTAGTATCAAGCTATAACGAAATGATGGATCATTTAAAAGAGCTGATAACCAACGTGATAGATACCTCTCAGCAGGTGGCAGCCTCTGCAGAACAGCTGAATGCAAATGCGGACGAAGTCGCAAAGGCAACAGACCAAATTGCAGGATCCATTCAGGAAGTATCTGAAGGGACGGAAGGCCAAGCTGGAAAGGTTGCCGAGTCCCGCGAACATTTGAATCAAATTAAAGAAGATATCCGGGAGATTTCTTCTTTGTCTGGAAAAGTCGCACAGTCCTCTGAATATACAGCTGCCAGGTCAGAAGATGGTATGCTAATCGTTAATCGTGCAATTAAGCAGATGGAAATTATCAGCCAAAACACAGATGAGACTGGCAGAATTATTCATATGCTGGATGAAAAGTCTGCAGAGATCGAGAAGATTCTATCGATTATCAGTCAGATTGCTGATCAGACCAATTTGCTTGCATTGAATGCTGCAATCGAGGCTGCCAGAGCCGGAGAGCACGGCAAAGGGTTTGCAGTAGTTGCAGATGAAGTCCGAAAACTTGCTGAGCAATCAAGTGCTTCTGCAAAACAAATTTCTTCACTTATTCTCGACATTCAGGATCGAACCAAAATTGCGGTTGAATCCATTTCAAAAGGGGAAGGAACAGTAAAAGAGGGAATCACACTTTTTGGTGAGGCTTGGAATTCCTTCGATGGGATATCAGCTGCTGTAAAAGAAACGTATGCACAAATGGAGCTTGTGTCCGGAAAAATGAAAAAGATACAGGTTAGCACAAGCCAGCTGTCAGATTCGTTTAATACGGTTGATGAATATGCAATTCAGGCTGCGCTGCATACTCAGGAGGTTGCGGGTGCAACAGAAGAGCAGAGCGCTGCCATTCAGGAAGTTTCATCCGCAACAGGTGTCCTTGCAGACATGGCACAGGAGCTCCATGAAAAGGCTATGAAGTTTAAAATATAA
- a CDS encoding NUDIX hydrolase, with amino-acid sequence MDTEILNIFDDNRKQIGSASREEVHQKGHWHETFHCWFVSREHDQEYIYFQYRSNDKKDYPGLLDITAAGHLMSHESVRDGMREVEEELGIHVDFADLVPLGVIEYMAEKENFIDKELAHVFLYDSVHTLEEFNPQPEEVTGIYRIALEDFYELWFEAREHIKAEGFQVERDERITSAIAVRKEDFVPHEDYYYRRVLHSIREMEREHADQD; translated from the coding sequence TTGGACACAGAAATTCTTAATATATTTGACGATAACCGAAAACAAATCGGTTCAGCTTCCCGTGAAGAGGTCCATCAAAAAGGCCACTGGCATGAAACTTTCCATTGCTGGTTTGTCAGCAGGGAACATGATCAGGAATATATTTATTTTCAATACCGCAGCAATGACAAAAAGGATTACCCCGGTCTTCTGGACATAACGGCTGCAGGCCACCTCATGAGCCATGAATCTGTCAGGGACGGCATGAGGGAAGTGGAGGAAGAACTGGGGATTCATGTTGATTTTGCGGATTTGGTGCCACTGGGTGTCATTGAATATATGGCAGAGAAAGAAAATTTTATCGACAAAGAACTGGCGCATGTATTTCTTTATGACAGCGTCCATACACTGGAGGAGTTCAACCCGCAGCCGGAAGAAGTAACAGGAATCTACCGGATTGCTCTGGAGGACTTCTATGAGCTTTGGTTTGAGGCAAGAGAACATATTAAGGCAGAAGGGTTTCAGGTTGAAAGAGATGAAAGAATCACCTCTGCCATTGCAGTGCGCAAAGAGGACTTTGTTCCGCATGAGGATTACTACTACAGGCGCGTACTGCATTCAATTCGGGAGATGGAGAGGGAACATGCTGATCAAGACTGA
- the map gene encoding type I methionyl aminopeptidase has translation MIVKNEEELAKLKEIGKIVAEIRDVMIEKTKPGVTTKELDDLAGELFEKHGAISGPKGEYDFPGFTCISVNEEVAHGIPGSRIIKEGDLVNIDVSGSKDGYFADTGLSFVVGEDEKLQKLCGAAQEAFDEGLKKLKPGGKLSLVGKTVHKVAKNNGFNVIMNLTGHGVGRSLHEKPDHILNYFDPWDKQLLREGMVVAFEPFISSGDEEVREMSDGWTFVTPNKSHVAQCEHTVVVTKEGPIILTK, from the coding sequence ATGATTGTAAAAAACGAAGAAGAATTAGCAAAACTGAAGGAAATCGGCAAAATTGTCGCGGAGATTCGCGATGTGATGATCGAAAAAACCAAGCCAGGCGTAACAACCAAGGAGCTTGATGACCTAGCTGGAGAGCTATTTGAAAAGCACGGAGCAATTTCAGGACCTAAAGGAGAATACGATTTTCCAGGGTTCACATGCATAAGCGTGAACGAAGAAGTGGCCCATGGGATTCCGGGTAGCCGCATAATAAAAGAAGGCGATCTGGTAAATATTGATGTTTCAGGATCAAAGGACGGCTATTTCGCAGATACAGGCCTATCATTTGTTGTTGGCGAGGACGAGAAGCTGCAAAAGTTATGTGGTGCAGCACAGGAAGCATTTGACGAAGGCCTGAAAAAATTAAAGCCGGGCGGCAAGCTGAGCCTTGTTGGTAAAACAGTTCATAAAGTGGCAAAAAACAATGGATTCAACGTAATCATGAATTTGACCGGCCACGGTGTCGGCCGCTCCCTTCATGAGAAGCCCGACCATATCCTGAACTATTTTGATCCATGGGATAAGCAGCTGCTACGAGAAGGAATGGTAGTAGCCTTCGAACCGTTTATCTCAAGCGGAGATGAAGAAGTAAGAGAAATGAGCGACGGCTGGACGTTCGTCACACCAAATAAAAGCCATGTCGCCCAATGTGAACATACCGTTGTTGTCACAAAAGAAGGACCCATTATCTTAACGAAATAA
- a CDS encoding sensor histidine kinase, which produces MLELLITMLERLGIIVTIALILTRFRFFREMIYGERLKRQHEYKAILFFGFFGIIGTYSGLAFNTDTLQFNRWASELASDEAIANSRVIGVVLAGLLGGPKVGIGAGIIAGLHRFTLGGFTGIACGLASIVAGLLAGFFRRKNEHVKLSSAFFIGAAAEAVQMLIILGISRPIEKAVALVEMIGIPMILANGLGSALFLLIIKNVINEEEKAGAFHAQKTLRIADQTLAHLREGINHKSALAVCLILHKELQMKAVAITNHTEILAHVGLGNDHHRSGSPIQTQITRDVIQHGEIAVANDQSIHCREENCPLGAAIVAPLKLRGETIGTLKFYFTSEKEMTNLVMELISGLSVLLSNQIEIAEADKAFQLAKEAEIKALQAQISPHFLFNSLNTIISLVRIEPAQARKLLVSLSHFLRQNLTATTVSFTTLEQELRHVKAYLSIEETRFVDRLEVIYDIEEDALLERIPPLTLQPIVENAVKHGIKNKEQDCIIMIKIQKQDGMTIVKVKDNGQGMSRERAEQLGKETLQSESGSGLALYNVNRRLTMMFGEEASLQIASTPGIGTDIQFAIPKTEEKADGKNDPSLNR; this is translated from the coding sequence ATGCTTGAACTGCTGATTACAATGCTCGAGCGGCTTGGAATCATTGTCACCATTGCGCTGATTCTGACAAGATTCCGCTTTTTCAGAGAGATGATTTATGGTGAAAGATTAAAACGGCAGCACGAGTATAAAGCCATTCTTTTTTTCGGTTTTTTTGGCATCATTGGAACCTATTCCGGATTGGCCTTTAATACAGACACACTGCAGTTTAACCGCTGGGCATCCGAGCTTGCTTCTGATGAAGCCATTGCCAATTCCAGGGTGATCGGGGTCGTGCTCGCAGGATTGCTTGGCGGCCCTAAAGTAGGAATTGGCGCAGGAATTATCGCTGGACTCCACCGGTTTACGCTTGGAGGCTTTACCGGGATTGCCTGCGGGCTGGCGTCCATAGTGGCTGGGCTGCTTGCCGGCTTTTTCCGCCGAAAGAACGAGCATGTGAAGCTATCATCAGCTTTCTTCATTGGTGCTGCGGCTGAAGCCGTGCAAATGCTGATTATCCTTGGAATATCACGGCCCATTGAAAAGGCGGTGGCGCTTGTCGAAATGATTGGGATTCCTATGATTTTAGCCAATGGGCTTGGCAGTGCCTTATTCCTGCTGATCATAAAAAATGTCATTAACGAAGAAGAAAAAGCAGGTGCTTTTCATGCACAGAAAACGCTGCGGATTGCAGACCAGACCCTTGCCCACCTTCGGGAAGGCATCAATCATAAGTCCGCTCTGGCAGTCTGCCTGATTTTACATAAGGAACTTCAAATGAAAGCAGTTGCCATCACCAATCACACTGAAATTCTTGCCCATGTCGGCCTTGGAAATGACCACCATCGTTCCGGAAGCCCGATTCAGACCCAGATCACACGGGATGTCATTCAACACGGTGAAATTGCTGTTGCCAATGACCAGTCCATTCATTGCCGGGAGGAAAACTGCCCACTTGGTGCAGCCATTGTCGCTCCTTTAAAGCTGCGCGGCGAAACAATCGGAACGCTGAAGTTTTACTTCACTTCGGAAAAAGAAATGACAAATCTCGTGATGGAGCTGATTTCGGGACTCAGTGTACTCCTCAGCAATCAGATTGAAATCGCTGAAGCTGATAAAGCCTTCCAGCTGGCAAAGGAAGCTGAAATTAAAGCGCTGCAGGCGCAAATATCACCGCACTTTTTATTTAATTCATTAAATACGATTATCTCCCTTGTGCGGATTGAACCTGCCCAGGCACGGAAATTGCTTGTTTCACTCTCCCATTTTCTGCGCCAGAACCTGACGGCCACAACTGTCAGCTTTACAACTCTTGAACAGGAACTCAGACATGTAAAGGCCTATCTGTCAATTGAAGAAACCCGGTTTGTGGATCGGCTCGAAGTCATATACGACATTGAAGAAGATGCCCTATTGGAGAGAATCCCGCCGCTCACTCTGCAGCCGATTGTGGAAAACGCGGTAAAGCATGGGATTAAGAACAAGGAACAAGACTGTATCATTATGATCAAAATTCAGAAACAGGACGGAATGACGATAGTAAAGGTGAAGGATAATGGACAGGGAATGAGCCGGGAAAGAGCCGAACAGCTTGGCAAGGAAACCCTGCAGTCAGAATCGGGATCAGGACTTGCATTGTACAATGTAAACCGCCGGCTGACCATGATGTTTGGTGAGGAAGCTTCGCTGCAAATTGCAAGCACGCCGGGCATAGGCACTGACATCCAATTCGCCATTCCGAAAACGGAGGAAAAAGCTGATGGAAAAAACGATCCGAGCCTTAATCGCTGA
- the tyrS gene encoding tyrosine--tRNA ligase translates to MDNFFEKLTAQQKLEAERQLEVYRNGVQEILPEAELKNKIAKSIFFNEPLKIKLGLDPSAPDVHLGHTVVLNKLKQFQDNGHVIQLIIGDFTGKIGDPTGKSAARNQLTDEEVKHNAKTYFEQFSKVLDMDKVDLHYNSAWLSDLQLEDVIRLSASITVARLLERNDFSERLATGKPISLHEFFYPLMQGYDSVALESDIELGGNDQHFNVLMGRHLQEHFQKEKQVVILMPLLEGLDGKEKMSKSKNNYIGVDEDSNNMYGKTMSIPDELIVKYFNLSTDLPVTEKQKIAEELENGTLHPRDAKMLLGRTIVRMYHGAAEAEKAEQYFQTIFQKGAMPDEIPETEWMGEGEMLITDLIAGLGLLSSKTEARKMIAGGGIRLNGEKVSDVKLRVKITDGLVLQAGKRKFVKLRLN, encoded by the coding sequence ATGGACAATTTTTTCGAAAAATTAACAGCACAACAAAAGCTTGAAGCAGAGAGGCAGCTGGAGGTTTACCGCAATGGTGTCCAGGAGATTCTGCCTGAAGCAGAGCTAAAGAATAAAATAGCCAAATCCATTTTTTTTAACGAGCCTTTAAAAATTAAGCTTGGGCTTGATCCTTCTGCTCCGGATGTCCATCTCGGCCATACGGTCGTGCTGAATAAATTAAAGCAGTTCCAGGACAACGGACACGTCATCCAGCTGATTATTGGTGATTTTACCGGGAAAATTGGCGACCCGACAGGGAAATCGGCAGCCCGAAATCAGCTCACAGATGAGGAAGTGAAGCATAATGCCAAAACCTACTTCGAGCAATTCAGCAAAGTGCTGGACATGGATAAAGTCGATCTTCACTACAACTCAGCATGGCTCTCTGACCTCCAGCTTGAAGACGTGATCCGGCTGTCTGCAAGCATAACGGTTGCCCGCTTGCTCGAACGAAATGACTTTTCAGAGCGCCTGGCCACAGGTAAGCCGATTTCGCTTCATGAGTTTTTCTACCCGCTGATGCAGGGCTATGACTCGGTTGCTCTTGAAAGCGATATTGAGCTTGGCGGCAATGACCAGCATTTTAATGTTCTGATGGGACGCCATCTTCAAGAGCATTTCCAAAAGGAAAAGCAGGTCGTCATTCTGATGCCGCTCCTTGAGGGTCTGGATGGCAAAGAGAAAATGTCCAAATCGAAAAACAATTACATCGGTGTGGATGAAGATTCGAATAATATGTACGGCAAAACAATGTCCATACCGGATGAGTTGATTGTAAAATACTTCAATCTCTCAACAGATTTGCCGGTGACCGAAAAACAGAAAATCGCAGAAGAACTGGAAAACGGAACTCTTCATCCGCGTGACGCCAAAATGCTCTTGGGAAGAACAATTGTCCGCATGTACCATGGTGCAGCCGAAGCCGAAAAAGCTGAACAGTATTTCCAAACCATTTTCCAAAAAGGAGCCATGCCCGATGAGATCCCGGAGACCGAATGGATGGGGGAGGGTGAAATGCTCATTACGGATCTGATTGCCGGTCTTGGCCTGCTTTCATCCAAAACAGAAGCCAGAAAAATGATTGCAGGAGGCGGCATCCGCTTAAACGGAGAAAAAGTAAGCGATGTAAAGCTGCGCGTGAAAATTACAGACGGATTAGTTCTTCAGGCAGGAAAAAGAAAGTTTGTGAAACTGAGGCTGAACTAG
- a CDS encoding zinc-binding dehydrogenase, whose translation MKAVIHVGKAGLAGLSYGEIEKPEPGAGEVRVKVKTAGLNHRDLFVPNRHKPEDPALVIGSDGAGIIDAVGAGVADMKPGDEVIINPGLGWKEKSEAPPAGFEIVGLPFHGTFAEYIIIPAENTAPKPGYLTWEEAGVLSLAALTAYRALFTRGKLQAGMKVFIPGIGGGVATFLMQFAKAAGATVYVASRSEEKCRKALELGADKALNSSEDWTEALGGAKVDLVIESVGPATFNKSLEILRNGGTIVTFGSSTGDVLELNLRSLFYAQQNLLGSTMGSAEEYHEMLQFIEKHQIRPVLDQAFHLEQYEQAFEKIANAEQWGKIAFTIR comes from the coding sequence ATGAAAGCGGTCATTCATGTAGGAAAAGCTGGTCTCGCCGGGTTATCTTATGGTGAAATTGAAAAGCCTGAGCCGGGGGCCGGAGAAGTCAGGGTGAAAGTAAAAACCGCAGGGCTGAACCATCGGGATTTATTTGTCCCGAACCGCCACAAGCCGGAAGATCCTGCGCTTGTCATCGGTTCAGACGGGGCGGGAATTATTGACGCAGTCGGAGCTGGCGTTGCAGACATGAAGCCAGGCGATGAAGTCATCATTAATCCCGGACTCGGCTGGAAGGAAAAAAGCGAGGCACCGCCGGCCGGCTTTGAAATCGTCGGCTTGCCGTTTCATGGCACATTTGCGGAATACATCATAATTCCGGCTGAAAACACAGCACCCAAGCCAGGATATTTAACCTGGGAGGAAGCGGGCGTCCTTTCTCTTGCAGCACTAACCGCCTACAGAGCATTATTCACTAGAGGAAAGCTTCAGGCAGGCATGAAGGTTTTTATCCCCGGAATTGGAGGGGGAGTGGCAACCTTTTTAATGCAATTCGCAAAAGCGGCAGGGGCTACCGTCTATGTGGCTTCACGTTCAGAGGAGAAATGCCGGAAGGCTCTCGAACTTGGTGCAGATAAAGCCTTGAACAGCAGCGAAGATTGGACGGAAGCTCTTGGCGGAGCAAAGGTGGATCTTGTCATTGAATCGGTTGGTCCTGCTACATTTAATAAATCTCTGGAAATCCTTCGCAACGGCGGTACCATCGTAACATTTGGCTCATCTACAGGTGATGTGCTGGAACTCAATCTCCGCAGTCTCTTTTACGCTCAGCAAAACCTGCTTGGCTCAACAATGGGAAGTGCAGAGGAATACCATGAAATGCTCCAGTTTATAGAAAAACATCAAATCAGGCCGGTTTTGGATCAGGCATTTCACCTGGAACAATATGAACAGGCTTTTGAAAAAATCGCAAACGCAGAGCAATGGGGGAAAATTGCCTTTACGATTAGATAA
- a CDS encoding LytR/AlgR family response regulator transcription factor — protein MEKTIRALIADDERYSRDELKHLLEEFPAIQVVGEAESGEAAVMKAIQLQPDVVFLDVEMPKMNGMEAAQSLHELKKVPLIIFATAYPQFAAEAFRYEATDYLLKPYDEDQLEQTIRRVEKLIGAKKENDIGKPAGKLAVEEDGEILYLEPKEILYIGRDEKVSRIITRTGEHETKTPLKDLESRLLPFSFFRIHKSYLVNLDYVTRLTPWFNGAYQLEMEGREELLSVSRNYVKALRVRLEL, from the coding sequence ATGGAAAAAACGATCCGAGCCTTAATCGCTGATGATGAACGCTACAGCAGAGATGAATTAAAGCATTTACTGGAGGAATTTCCTGCAATTCAGGTTGTCGGCGAGGCTGAATCAGGTGAAGCAGCGGTGATGAAAGCCATCCAGCTTCAGCCGGATGTTGTTTTCCTTGATGTGGAGATGCCCAAAATGAATGGGATGGAAGCAGCCCAATCCCTGCACGAGCTGAAAAAAGTGCCGCTTATCATCTTTGCAACGGCCTACCCGCAGTTTGCTGCTGAAGCCTTCCGCTATGAAGCGACCGATTATTTACTGAAGCCCTACGACGAGGATCAGCTCGAGCAGACCATCAGGCGAGTGGAAAAATTGATTGGCGCCAAAAAAGAAAATGATATCGGCAAGCCGGCGGGCAAACTGGCTGTTGAAGAAGATGGGGAAATTTTATACCTGGAGCCAAAAGAGATCCTCTATATCGGCCGGGACGAAAAAGTATCCCGGATTATCACCAGGACCGGAGAGCATGAAACCAAAACCCCGCTGAAGGACCTGGAGAGCAGGCTTTTACCCTTCTCTTTTTTCAGGATTCACAAAAGTTACCTGGTGAATCTGGATTATGTAACTCGGCTGACCCCCTGGTTTAACGGGGCCTATCAGCTTGAGATGGAAGGCCGGGAAGAACTCTTGTCTGTGAGCAGGAACTATGTGAAGGCACTGCGGGTGCGATTGGAATTGTGA
- a CDS encoding nucleotidyltransferase family protein, producing MLIKTEEDIVKLVEQDKWMRNILTAAKSLDLPDWWVCAGFVRAKVWDTLHGFSNRTHLPDVDVVYFNKSDLSEETEKELESKLKSLLPKVPWSVKNEARMHLINDLSPYTSSVDAISKFPETATALGLKLDDKNNIILTAPWGIEDLLALKIKPTPVFAEDSKLFGVYLERIEKKNWKLLWPGIEEIQGRNQ from the coding sequence ATGCTGATCAAGACTGAAGAAGATATAGTGAAGCTGGTAGAGCAGGACAAATGGATGAGGAACATCCTAACAGCCGCAAAGTCATTAGACCTCCCTGACTGGTGGGTATGTGCCGGCTTTGTGAGGGCAAAAGTCTGGGATACTCTTCATGGATTCAGTAATAGAACTCACTTGCCGGATGTGGATGTCGTTTATTTTAATAAGAGTGACCTTAGCGAAGAAACGGAAAAGGAACTGGAGTCTAAGCTTAAATCCCTCCTGCCCAAAGTGCCCTGGTCAGTTAAAAATGAGGCAAGAATGCATCTCATTAATGACCTTTCCCCATATACATCATCAGTGGATGCGATCTCAAAATTTCCTGAAACGGCTACTGCCCTTGGATTAAAGCTTGATGACAAAAACAATATTATATTAACTGCTCCATGGGGGATCGAGGACTTGCTTGCTCTTAAAATAAAGCCCACACCTGTGTTTGCTGAAGATAGCAAGTTGTTTGGAGTTTACCTGGAACGAATTGAAAAAAAGAACTGGAAATTATTATGGCCTGGGATAGAAGAAATTCAAGGAAGAAACCAATGA
- a CDS encoding lactonase family protein, whose protein sequence is MAKYRGYIGTYTKGESEGIYSFVLDTKAGKISDVRTVAQLDNPTYLTISRDNQFLYSVAKEGESGGVAAYRLDSSSGSLEKINSQVSAGSPPCHVSVDSSVRNVFSANYHKGTVESYLTNEDGSLNPAVSVMEHSGSGPDSRQEKPHTHYAGLTPDEKYLAAVDLGTDQVISYEVNEGILKEKSILSVKPGSGPRHLVFHPNGKYAYVMTEFSSEVLLLQYHEDGSFVQKQAISTLPEGFKENNQGSAIHISRDGRFVYSGNRGHDSIAVFSVNQDNGELAFVEHTSTEGNWPRDFVLDPSEKFVIGSNQNSSNIVLFSRDENTGKLTLLQSDVKVPDPVCVKFLHV, encoded by the coding sequence ATGGCCAAATACAGAGGATACATAGGCACATACACTAAGGGTGAAAGTGAAGGGATTTATTCATTTGTACTGGATACAAAAGCAGGCAAAATTTCCGATGTCAGGACGGTAGCACAATTGGATAATCCCACCTATTTGACAATCAGCCGGGATAATCAATTTTTATACTCGGTAGCCAAGGAAGGCGAATCCGGCGGAGTGGCTGCGTATCGTCTTGACAGCAGCAGCGGTTCACTTGAGAAAATCAACAGCCAGGTTTCTGCCGGATCCCCTCCATGCCATGTCAGTGTGGATTCTTCCGTGCGCAATGTTTTCAGTGCAAACTACCATAAAGGGACAGTCGAGTCTTACTTAACAAATGAGGACGGCTCTTTAAATCCTGCTGTTTCGGTTATGGAGCATAGCGGATCAGGCCCTGACAGCAGGCAGGAAAAACCGCATACTCACTATGCCGGGCTGACTCCTGACGAAAAATATTTAGCTGCAGTTGACCTGGGAACAGACCAGGTGATTTCGTATGAAGTGAATGAAGGAATTCTGAAGGAAAAAAGTATCCTTTCCGTAAAGCCGGGCAGCGGACCCAGACACCTAGTGTTCCATCCAAATGGCAAGTATGCCTATGTGATGACCGAGTTTAGCTCTGAAGTTCTTTTACTTCAGTATCATGAAGATGGAAGCTTCGTTCAAAAGCAGGCTATTTCCACGCTTCCGGAAGGTTTTAAGGAAAATAACCAGGGAAGCGCCATTCATATCTCAAGAGACGGCCGCTTTGTTTATTCGGGCAACCGAGGGCATGACAGCATTGCTGTTTTCTCTGTCAATCAGGATAATGGGGAGCTTGCATTTGTGGAGCATACCTCTACAGAAGGAAACTGGCCGCGTGATTTTGTGCTCGATCCATCTGAAAAATTCGTAATTGGCTCAAATCAGAATTCCAGCAATATTGTTTTGTTTTCGAGAGATGAAAACACAGGGAAGCTCACATTGCTTCAGTCTGATGTGAAAGTGCCGGATCCGGTTTGTGTGAAGTTTTTACATGTATAA